One window of the Staphylococcus equorum genome contains the following:
- the mbcS gene encoding acyl-CoA synthetase MbcS, whose product MNKQDLIAPETYNIVSEIEKFTVDQSKKAVIFENETGENREITYTNLIKNANKVGNMFLKYGFKKGDKVLVMMPRCIETYEVYLAALKLGIIIIPSSEMLRTKDLQYRITHGEVKGIVVISDALDEFKAVKEYDTLTKFIVGGQEDGWMSVEDEKANSTDQLEIVETSREDIALLSYTSGTTGNPKAVVHSHGWGYAHMQMAPKHWLSIKEDDIVWATAAPGWQKWVWSPLLSIMGSGATAFVYNGRFDAEKYLQLLQDNKINALCCTPTEYRLMAKLSNLTDYNLEHLHSAVSAGEPLNREVVEKFQENFDLTVRDGYGQTESTLLIGFLKDTESRPGSMGKAIPGSHVTVINDDGELSKVGEVGNIAVPLDLPALFKGYYKDPERTAEPQNGDYFMTGDLAKIDEDGYFWFEGRKDDIIISSGYTIGPFEVEDSLTKHPYVKECAVVASPHEIRGNIVKAFIILQDDVTGNEDTIKELQNYVKHDVAPYKYPRAIEFVEDLPKTNSGKIRRIELRDAEKKKQS is encoded by the coding sequence ATGAATAAACAAGATTTAATCGCTCCAGAAACTTATAACATAGTGAGCGAAATCGAAAAATTTACAGTAGATCAATCTAAAAAAGCTGTAATATTTGAAAATGAAACAGGAGAAAATAGAGAAATTACATATACCAACCTTATCAAAAATGCGAATAAAGTTGGTAATATGTTTTTAAAATATGGTTTTAAAAAAGGTGACAAAGTGCTCGTCATGATGCCACGTTGTATTGAGACATATGAGGTTTATCTTGCTGCCTTAAAATTAGGTATCATTATTATCCCTAGTTCTGAAATGTTACGTACGAAAGATTTACAATACAGAATTACACATGGTGAAGTAAAAGGAATTGTAGTTATTTCAGATGCGCTTGATGAGTTTAAAGCAGTCAAAGAATACGACACTTTAACTAAATTTATTGTTGGCGGTCAAGAAGATGGATGGATGTCAGTTGAAGATGAAAAAGCAAATTCAACGGATCAATTAGAGATTGTTGAAACTTCTCGTGAAGATATTGCTTTATTATCTTATACGTCTGGTACAACTGGTAATCCTAAAGCTGTTGTCCATTCACACGGTTGGGGCTATGCACATATGCAGATGGCGCCAAAACATTGGTTGAGTATTAAAGAAGACGATATTGTTTGGGCAACTGCTGCACCAGGGTGGCAAAAATGGGTATGGAGCCCATTGTTATCAATTATGGGATCAGGTGCAACTGCCTTTGTATATAATGGAAGATTTGATGCTGAAAAATATTTACAGTTATTACAAGATAATAAAATTAATGCGCTTTGTTGTACACCGACTGAGTATCGCTTGATGGCAAAACTGTCTAATTTAACAGATTATAATTTAGAACATTTGCATAGTGCAGTGTCTGCAGGCGAACCATTAAATAGAGAAGTCGTTGAAAAATTCCAAGAAAACTTTGATCTTACGGTAAGAGATGGATACGGCCAAACAGAAAGTACACTGTTGATTGGATTTTTAAAAGATACAGAGAGCCGTCCCGGTTCAATGGGTAAAGCAATCCCTGGTAGTCATGTAACAGTTATTAATGATGATGGTGAACTTTCTAAAGTAGGCGAAGTAGGTAATATCGCAGTGCCGTTAGACTTACCTGCATTATTCAAAGGTTATTATAAAGACCCAGAACGCACAGCAGAACCACAAAATGGTGACTATTTTATGACGGGTGATTTAGCTAAAATAGACGAAGATGGTTATTTCTGGTTTGAAGGTCGTAAAGATGACATCATTATTAGTTCTGGCTATACAATAGGACCATTCGAGGTTGAAGATTCACTTACGAAACATCCTTACGTAAAAGAATGTGCTGTTGTTGCAAGCCCACATGAAATTAGAGGGAACATCGTTAAAGCATTTATTATTTTACAAGATGATGTAACTGGTAATGAAGACACAATCAAAGAATTACAAAACTACGTCAAACATGACGTTGCGCCATATAAATATCCAAGAGCCATCGAGTTTGTCGAAGACTTACCTAAGACCAACTCAGGTAAAATTAGACGTATCGAATTAAGAGACGCTGAGAAAAAGAAACAATCGTAA
- a CDS encoding DUF1541 domain-containing protein — MIKKLSFIILASGLVLSACSNGSGEEKDSKDQKHEEHMEHKSENKVPEDMESTEESKFKKDDEVTITAGHMPGMKNAEATVKGAYETYAYVVSYTPTNGDEKVSNHKWVVNEEVADAPENGFKKGDTVKLEADHMPGMKGAEAKIDDVNKTIVYVVDYRSTENDKMVKNHKWMTSNELKSR, encoded by the coding sequence ATGATTAAAAAATTAAGCTTTATTATATTAGCATCAGGCCTCGTATTATCAGCTTGCTCAAATGGCAGTGGAGAGGAAAAAGATTCTAAAGATCAAAAACACGAGGAACATATGGAACATAAAAGTGAAAATAAAGTTCCAGAGGATATGGAGAGCACAGAAGAAAGTAAATTTAAAAAAGATGATGAAGTTACTATTACAGCAGGACACATGCCAGGTATGAAAAATGCGGAAGCTACTGTAAAAGGTGCTTATGAGACTTATGCTTATGTCGTAAGCTATACACCCACAAATGGGGATGAAAAGGTAAGTAATCATAAATGGGTTGTTAATGAAGAAGTTGCCGATGCCCCTGAAAATGGCTTTAAGAAAGGTGATACAGTTAAATTAGAAGCTGACCATATGCCAGGTATGAAGGGGGCAGAAGCAAAAATAGATGATGTAAATAAGACAATTGTTTATGTAGTTGATTATAGATCAACTGAAAATGACAAAATGGTTAAAAATCATAAATGGATGACAAGTAACGAACTAAAATCGAGATAA